Proteins from a genomic interval of Musa acuminata AAA Group cultivar baxijiao chromosome BXJ1-9, Cavendish_Baxijiao_AAA, whole genome shotgun sequence:
- the LOC135594416 gene encoding pectinesterase-like yields the protein MSKAIFGAVSAVLLVAAVIGVVATVVSSNHKTDASEGDGSLTTTSKSVSAFCAKTDYQADCERTIGSAINGSSSPKEVIQASFQAAIDEIQAAFHLSNNVSLKANDPMNKAAFNICRQLLEDADEELNAAFSETHDLQGLARRTDDIKTWLSAVISYQQTCLDGITEPELQSTMKDGLSTATKVTSNAIAIVDELSSLLKSFKIPINITMGSRRLLVDEQGYPSWFSGHDRKLLAAHARGQLTPNVVVAKDGSGKFKTINDAVNAMPKDYSGRYVIYVKAGVYKENVIVGKDKVNVLMYGDGSRKTVVTGSKNYVDGVQTVDTATFAALGQGFIAKSMGFSNTAGAEKHQAVALRVQSDMSAFFNCRMDAYQDTLYVQAHRQFYRNCVVSGTIDFIFGDSSTILQNCLLVMRRPMDNQQNILTAHGRSQAKETTALVIQNCRIVPDKSLFPERLKFRNYLGRPWKAYSRTIVMESTIGDLIQPEGWMPWDGANFLDTLYYAEYNNRGPGAGTSGRVNWPGYHVIGRTEAQKYTVESLIQGSKWIKFSNIRYFGGLKF from the exons ATGTCGAAGGCCATCTTCGGTGCTGTCTCAGCGGTCCTCCTCGTGGCCGCGGTGATCGGAGTGGTAGCTACTGTTGTGAGTTCGAATCATAAGACCGATGCTTCTGAGGGTGATGGTTCACTTACCACCACGTCCAAGTCCGTCTCGGCCTTCTGCGCCAAAACTGACTACCAAGCCGACTGTGAACGCACCATTGGTTCTGCCATCAATGGCTCTTCCTCCCCCAAGGAAGTCATCCAAGCTTCTTTTCAGGCGGCCATTGACGAAATCCAAGCTGCCTTCCACCTGTCCAACAACGTAAGTTTGAAGGCGAATGACCCGATGAACAAGGCTGCGTTCAACATTTGCCGGCAGCTCCTCGAGGATGCCGATGAGGAGCTCAATGCTGCCTTCTCGGAGACTCATGACCTTCAGGGTCTGGCGAGGAGGACCGATGACATCAAGACATGGCTCTCGGCCGTCATCTCCTACCAGCAGACCTGTCTCGATGGCATCACCGAACCGGAGCTCCAGTCCACCATGAAGGACGGTCTAAGCACGGCCACAAAGGTCACCAGCAATGCCATTGCCATTGTCGATGAGCTTAGTTCATTATTAAAGTCCTTCAAGATCCCGATTAACATAACCATGGGCAGTCGACGCTTACTGGTCGATGAGCAAGGGTACCCTTCGTGGTTCTCGGGCCATGACAGGAAGCTCCTGGCTGCCCATGCGCGAGGCCAGCTGACCCCTAATGTGGTGGTGGCTAAGGATGGGAGTGGAAAGTTCAAGACGATCAACGATGCCGTTAATGCCATGCCAAAGGATTACTCTGGGCGGTACGTGATCTACGTGAAGGCTGGGGTCTACAAGGAGAATGTCATCGTTGGCAAGGATAAGGTGAACGTCCTCATGTACGGTGATGGATCAAGGAAGACAGTCGTGACCGGGAGCAAGAACTACGTCGATGGCGTGCAAACTGTTGATACCGCGACCTTCG CTGCCCTCGGACAAGGCTTTATCGCCAAGTCAATGGGGTTCAGCAACACGGCCGGAGCAGAGAAGCACCAAGCTGTGGCGCTCCGCGTGCAGTCGGACATGTCAGCCTTCTTCAACTGCAGGATGGATGCGTACCAAGACACCTTATACGTGCAGGCCCACCGACAATTCTACCGCAACTGCGTCGTCTCCGGGACGATTGACTTCATCTTCGGCGACTCCTCCACCATCCTTCAGAACTGCCTCCTGGTGATGCGACGCCCGATGGACAACCAGCAGAACATCTTAACGGCTCATGGGCGATCTCAGGCGAAGGAGACCACCGCGCTGGTGATCCAGAACTGCCGCATCGTCCCGGACAAGTCCTTGTTCCCGGAGAGGTTGAAGTTCCGCAACTACCTTGGCCGGCCATGGAAGGCATACTCGAGGACCATCGTCATGGAATCTACCATCGGAGACCTGATCCAGCCTGAGGGTTGGATGCCGTGGGACGGAGCAAATTTCCTTGACACGTTGTACTACGCCGAGTACAACAACCGTGGGCCCGGTGCCGGAACCAGCGGCAGGGTGAACTGGCCTGGATACCATGTTATCGGCAGGACCGAGGCACAGAAGTACACGGTGGAGTCCTTGATCCAAGGTTCCAAGTGGATCAAGTTCTCCAACATACGCTACTTTGGTGGCCTTAAATTTTGA
- the LOC135594417 gene encoding aquaporin NIP2-1-like, producing the protein MASSHVRPNNSNEIHDIDVVTAQTLTTPSFFDPPRVHRRRNLKELFPPFLPRKVVSEMIATFLLVFVTCGAGALNKNNPGVVSQLGQSVAGGLIVTVMIYAVGHISGAHMNPAVTLAFAVARHFPWIQVPFYMLAQIAGSTTASYILRELLDPIHDLGTTTPSHTAAKALVAEIVVTFNMMFVTAAVATDTKAVGELAGLAVGSAVCITSILAGPISGGSMNPARTLGPALASNKFDSLWVYFVGPPVGTVAGALAYSFIRLDEHSLSSQKDSQKSPSLKMRRVQSQDMASPTNDAFESGV; encoded by the exons ATGGCTTCTTCCCATGTAAGGCCTAACAACTCCAACGAAATCCATGACATAGACGTCGTCACAGCTCAAACGTTGACCACCCCAAGCTTCTTCGACCCCCCCAGAGTCCATCGTCGGAGAAATTTGAAGGAACTCTTTCCACCATTTCTTCCCAGAAAG GTTGTGTCTGAGATGATAGCTACATTTTTACTTGTGTTCGTGACCTGCGGAGCTGGTGCGTTAAACAAGAACAACCCGGGCGTGGTGTCGCAATTAGGGCAATCGGTCGCCGGTGGCTTGATCGTCACTGTGATGATCTATGCGGTTGGCCATATTTCCGGGGCGCACATGAACCCCGCAGTCACGTTAGCCTTCGCCGTGGCCCGGCATTTCCCATGGATACAG GTGCCCTTCTATATGTTAGCTCAGATAGCAGGGTCTACGACCGCCTCGTACATCCTACGTGAGCTGCTCGATCCCATTCATGATCTAGGGACGACGACGCCGTCTCACACTGCCGCGAAAGCCTTGGTGGCGGAGATCGTAGTGACCTTCAACATGATGTTCGTGACCGCGGCGGTAGCGACGGACACAAAAGCC GTAGGAGAGTTAGCAGGCCTCGCAGTTGGCTCAGCAGTTTGCATCACCTCCATCTTAGCGGG GCCCATCTCGGGAGGATCAATGAATCCAGCAAGGACGCTGGGACCGGCGTTGGCAAGCAACAAGTTTGACTCGCTGTGGGTGTACTTCGTTGGCCCGCCCGTGGGCACAGTAGCAGGGGCTTTGGCCTACAGCTTTATACGACTAGATGAGCACTCGTTATCGTCACAGAAGGACAGCCAGAAGTCACCCTCCCTCAAGATGCGTCGCGTGCAGAGCCAGGACATGGCGAGTCcgactaatgatgcttttgaatcCGGCGTTTAG
- the LOC103999197 gene encoding chlorophyll a-b binding protein 7, chloroplastic: MAMLLPRPVSSLAPRVPRYPLPSRLNSRRRKSVSVVQASWQELAGVLIFSAIPFTAVKAVANSSLGEKLRRQLSETKRDAVEKSLRFKVLAQKAREASSWYGRERPCWLGPIPYKYPSYLTGELPGDYGFDVAGLGKDPVALQKYFNFEILHARWAMLASIGVIVPELLEELGFVHFVEPVWWKVGYAKLQGDTLDYLGIPGLHIVGGQGVIIIAICQALLMVGPEYARYCGIEALEPLGLYLPGDINYPGGLLFDPLGLSADPVAFEELKVKEIKNGRLAMVAWIGFYLQAAVTGKGPIQNLFEHVSDPLHNNVTAFIKLM, translated from the exons ATGGCCATGCTCTTACCACGCCCTGTCTCTTCTCTCGCTCCCCGCGTTCCTCGCTACCCGCTTCCCTCGAGGCTTAATAGCCGGAGGAGGAAATCTGTTTCCGTCGTGCAAGCGTCGTGGCAAGAG CTTGCAGGGGTCCTCATCTTCTCTGCGATCCCTTTCACCGCGGTGAAGGCCGTCGCCAATAGCTCCCTGGGAGAAAAGCTCCGTCGGCAACTCAGTGAAACCAAGAGGGACGCCGTGGAGAAGTCATTGAGGTTTAAAGTCCTCGCTCAAAAGGCCAGAGAAGCGAG TTCTTGGTATGGGCGTGAACGTCCTTGCTGGCTTGGTCCTATTCCATACAAGTACCCATCTTACCTTACAGGAGAGCTTCCTGGTGATTATGGCTTTGACGTTGCAGGTCTGGGCAAGGATCCTGTGGCTTTGCAGAAGTACTTTAA CTTCGAAATTTTGCATGCTCGTTGGGCGATGTTGGCATCTATTGGTGTAATAGTTCCTGAGTTGTTAGAAGAACTTGGTTTTGTTCATTTTGTTGAACCTGTGTGGTGGAAAGTTGGGTACGCAAAGCTTCAG GGtgatactcttgactaccttggcATTCCTGGACTTCATATAGTTGGCGGTCAAGGAGTCATCATTATAGCAATCTGTCAAGCTCTTCTAATG GTTGGACCAGAGTATGCTAGATATTGTGGGATAGAGGCCCTGGAGCCATTGGGTCTATACCTGCCTGGTGACATAAATTATCCAGGAGGCTTGCTTTTCGACCCTCTGGGACTTTCTGCAGACCCTGTTGCTTTTGAAGAACTCAaagtaaaagaaataaaaaatggccGTTTGGCAATGGTGGCTTGGATAGGCTTCTATCTTCAAGCAGCCGTAACAGGTAAAGGTCCGATACAGAACCTTTTTGAACACGTAAGTGACCCCCTTCACAACAATGTGACGGCTTTCATCAAGTTAATGTGA
- the LOC103999198 gene encoding F-box protein At-B isoform X3: protein MFSSFVFTAIAEKCPKIRMFTVEMRQANEHESAGSCHKAIGQMLDRCLYLESVSIKFHADYSHSGNISSIQLTLPKNVKALLLQPISDWQAKVLIQNIGVDGGSHSSLAGVGISSFEPMFHWLQSLSLVLNNITDELIFNITNNLHQLVELCLEDNPPEEPSLMNDLTNGGLQSLGTFRNLIGLSLSRNRSSLTTFKRVNDIGILVLAEGCKRLESVRLGGFSKVTDAGYVSILHSCKNLKRLQIVNAFFLSDLAFHDLADAPNSLVEVRLISCNLITGETAESLSVCRNLQVLDFSGCKSIADIGLNSISRLSKLTTLDLCGADITDSGLSALGGGSSPIVSLCLRGCKRITDRGIVMMLRGDGVLGNTLLTLDLGYLPGVSDTAVVAVAKVCRQIINLCIRNCFAVTDTSISALGSPERSEGKRSLRKLDLYNCCGLSADSFRLLRGPFFCGLRWLGVGSTKLLADGKYRFIELGIERPGLSICISGCEIGCKDGWQCHECI from the exons atgttttcttcttttgtttttacTGCTATAGCAGAGAAATGTCCCAAAATAAG GATGTTCACAGTTGAAATGAGACAAGCCAATGAACATGAATCAGCTGGTTCCTGCCATAAGGCCATAGGACAGATGCTTGATAGGTGCTTGTACTTGGAG TCTGTGAGTATAAAATTCCATGCTGACTATTCTCATTCCGGTAATATTTCTTCCATCCAACTGACCCTCCCCAAAAATGTCAAAGCATTGCTGTTGCAGCCTATATCGGATTGGCAAGCAAAGGTGCTTATCCAGAACATTGGAGTTGATGGAGGATCACATTCATCCTTAGCTGGTGTTGGCATATCCTCTTTCGAGCCCATGTTTCATTGGCTGCAGTCATTATCTCTTGTTTTAAATAATATAACAGATGAACTTATCTTCAACATCACGAATAATCTTCACCAATTGGTTGAGCTATGCCTTGAAGACAATCCACCAGAGGAGCCTTCTTTGATGAATGACCTAACCAACGGTGGACTTCAGTCACTTGGCACTTTTAGGAATTTGATTGGTCTATCTCTTTCGCGTAATAGGAGTTCACTGACCACTTTCAAAAGGGTAAATGATATTGGTATTCTTGTGCTTGCTGAAGGATGTAAAAGACTTGAATCAGTAAGACTTGGTGGGTTCTCTAAAGTTACTGATGCTGGCTATGTTTCTATTCTTCATTCTTGCAAGAATCTGAAGAGACTTCAAATTGTGAATGCTTTTTTCTTGTCGGATTTGGCATTTCATGATCTCGCTGATGCTCCAAACTCCCTTGTTGAGGTGAGATTGATTTCGTGCAATCTTATTACTGGTGAAACTGCAGAGTCTCTTTCTGTATGCAGAAATTTACAAGTGTTGGACTTCTCTGGCTGCAAAAGCATTGCAGATATTGGGCTGAACTCAATATCTAGACTGTCTAAGCTGACTACATTGGATCTTTGTGGAGCTGACATTACTGATAGTGGCTTGTCAGCTCTTGGTGGTGGGAGTTCCCCAATTGTGTCTTTGTGTCTTAGGGGTTGCAAAAGGATCACTGATAGGGGCATAGTTATGATGCTGCGTGGTGATGGTGTTCTTGGTAACACGTTGTTAACACTTGATTTGGGTTACCTTCCTGGAGTATCAGACACAGCTGTGGTTGCAGTTGCAAAAGTTTGCAGGCAAATCATCAACCTATGTATCAGAAACTGTTTTGCTGTCACCGACACATCTATCTCTGCTTTGGGTTCACCCGAAAGATCTGAAGGAAAAAGATCACTCAGAAAACTTGACTTGTATAACTGTTGTGGGTTGTCCGCTGATTCATTCAGGTTGCTGAGGGGTCCTTTTTTTTGTGGTCTCCGATGGCTTGGTGTTGGAAGCACCAAGTTATTGGCGGACGGCAAATATAGATTCATAGAACTTGGTATTGAAAGACCTGGGCTAAGCATATGTATTAGTGGCTGTGAGATTGGCTGCAAGGATGGCTGGCAATGCCATGAATGTATCTGA